AGCCTGTGTACAGTAGACAGGGTGTATAGTCAATCTCTAGTCTGGACATGTAATATACACCTTACGCATAAGTTCAATTTCATTAATAGTCAATTAgttaacaataaataatacattaaaaaacaaattatttcaaatgtaattaaaataataaaaatatatatatatttgtatgatgaattatttaaaatcaaatgtaatcaaataatttaacattttaaacgcATTACATAtactaatataaatacaaatactgtagccatccatccattttctatgccgcttatcctcaacagggtggcgggggtatgctggagcctatcccagctgacttatgggcgagaggcggggtgcaaatactgtatattaaaaaaaatatttacaaacttttagaattttttaatgaattttctGTTTCCACCAGTGAACACGCTAGAATAACCTGCAGCGTCATGTGGTAGCATTAAAACAATGAATCCAGATCAGTCACAGTAGTCTTTCAAAGGAATGTAGAGGTGCTCACCGACAGGCGTGCTGCAGTTCAGATCCCTGAGGTTGTACAGTTTGTCAGCCAGTTTGACCAGTTTGGCCTGGTGGCTGCAGTGAGGAGCACGTGCCACCTGCAAACGCTTCCTCTCCTGTTTAGGCAAACTCTTGTCGTCTGTCACCTCCTGCACGATGCGAGCAACAATCAGTCCAAACTTTGTTTCCAGCTCTTCGGGTGTTGTGTCGGTGTCCTCCAAAGTGTCGTGAAGCAGAGCAGCCTGCCAAACATAAAGTAAACCTTTGGAGGGGTTGCGAACGTTGAAAGATAAATGGTGTGACGACATCAGATGGAAACATACTTGTAAAGTCTCAATGTCTGTGACACCACCTTCATGGCTGAGAATCCTTGCAACTCCTTGACGATAAAACCACAGATAAGAGTAATTAAGTATCACAAAGGGGAACGACAGCAATAGCTTTATTGAACAAAACAGGTTACTGTCGGCCGCAAGAGGAGGATGtctgcagtgcatgtgtggagacagccACGTTCACTGATGCTCTTTTTGCTATGTTTGCTAACAACATTATAGCGTCTTAATTAAACTTCACTCTCAACAGTAAAAAACCAAACATTTCAAATGGTAAAAGGCAGTTTATtcaatttttacttttaatattaatatataaacgCATGTAATCTGTCTGACTCCAATAAAAATATCAGTGTAATTCAGAAATAACTTCTGTACAACTAGTCACATTTACGAGCAGTCACTGAAGGCAACACAGCAGTAAAGGTTAATAATTGTACGGCGTTCCCTAGACACTGAACAGAACACAATAGTAAACTCAACTTACCAATTGGGTGGTTAACGTACGGTGTTCCCTGAACACAACACAATCGTAAACTGAACTTAACAATTGGGTGGTTAACGTACGGTGTTCCCTGAACACAACACAATAGTAACCTAAACTTACCAATTGGGTGGTTGATGTACGGCGTCCCCTCTTCGTCTTTACGACGCTGCTTTCGATGTTTTCTAGCGGCGAAATCAACAGTCTCTATCAACAACACCGCGCCCGAACTCATGGCGCCAAATTAACGTCGtgagaacaaacaaaaaacgacTTTTTGAAGGTGAACGGTCCGCTTGTTGTGGTGTCTGCGGGAATCACTCAACTAGGGGTGAGCGTATCGAGCCAAATGTCGATAGCATCGATGTCATTATTAGCATCAGTATCGAACCGATGCTATCGTGATGGGATTGATATTTTCGGTTCTCTTCTATCTTTTCTATTTAattcaacagcaaaaatatgatAGCAATAAACTTGGTAGACTGCAGGCAGGAAGGCACATTTTACTGTCTgggttgtgtgtgtgggggaggaatgaaACACCTTAGTAGTACGGTAGGTGGCGCTAAAAACCGGACAGAAGAACAATGCAGAAGAACACGACACGCCAGacaaaccaaagaagaagacGAATAAAAGGAAGTAAAACTACGATGCCCCGCCCCTAACCGCTGTCAAAATTGAGCAGTTGTAGCCTTCCTCAACCGCCCTCTCCACTTTaacccctttttaaaaaaattatttaaacgGGATTCAAAACTTTACTTGGGGGCCTGGACGAAAGCTACACTCCTATTCACTCAAAACCGCGTTTGATGTTGGGAGTTT
The sequence above is a segment of the Dunckerocampus dactyliophorus isolate RoL2022-P2 chromosome 3, RoL_Ddac_1.1, whole genome shotgun sequence genome. Coding sequences within it:
- the hddc3 gene encoding guanosine-3',5'-bis(diphosphate) 3'-pyrophosphohydrolase MESH1, which translates into the protein MSSGAVLLIETVDFAARKHRKQRRKDEEGTPYINHPIGVARILSHEGGVTDIETLQAALLHDTLEDTDTTPEELETKFGLIVARIVQEVTDDKSLPKQERKRLQVARAPHCSHQAKLVKLADKLYNLRDLNCSTPVGWTAERVQQYFVWASEVVKGLKGTNSALEEKLDELFKQRGVQL